A region of Lacinutrix sp. Hel_I_90 DNA encodes the following proteins:
- a CDS encoding anthranilate synthase component I family protein — MRTQQTHILKNSKSFKQSLLAWAQQFDDVAWLDSNNYAQNYSSYDAVLAVDALTAIETDYFEAFNKLKEYQTRTKDWIFGYLTYDLKNDVEALESHNFDGLHFPDLYFFQPKKIFLIKGNQVEILYLNGVADELEGDLKSIKKFESNSLNNDQNFERKAVDNPIKIKLRIHKDQYFEKVNAMLANIHRGDIYEANFCQEFYAENTTIDPLETYNKLNTISNTPFATFLKIRDKYLLSASPERYIRKEGTKIISQPIKGTAKRETDSILDNLLKHELAFDEKERSENVMIVDLVRNDLSHTAKKGSVTVEELCSVYTFNQVHQMISTVVSEVEETINPIDIIKTTFPMGSMTGAPKISAMQIIEALEETKRGLYSGAVGYISPDNNFDFNVVIRSILYNENEKYVSYSVGGAITSKSDPLKEYEECLVKAKAMREVLES; from the coding sequence TTGAGAACACAGCAAACGCATATTTTAAAAAACAGTAAGAGCTTCAAGCAAAGTCTTTTAGCTTGGGCACAACAATTTGATGATGTGGCCTGGTTAGACTCTAATAATTATGCTCAAAATTACTCGAGCTATGATGCCGTTTTAGCTGTCGATGCGCTTACAGCCATAGAAACGGATTATTTTGAAGCTTTTAATAAATTAAAAGAATACCAAACACGTACTAAAGACTGGATTTTTGGTTACTTAACCTATGATTTAAAAAATGATGTTGAGGCTTTAGAATCACATAATTTTGACGGTTTGCATTTTCCAGATTTGTATTTCTTTCAACCTAAAAAGATTTTTTTAATTAAAGGCAATCAGGTTGAAATCTTGTATTTAAATGGTGTTGCAGATGAATTAGAAGGTGATTTAAAAAGTATTAAAAAATTTGAGTCTAATAGTCTTAATAACGACCAAAATTTTGAGAGAAAGGCTGTAGACAATCCTATAAAAATAAAGCTAAGAATTCATAAAGATCAGTATTTTGAAAAAGTGAATGCCATGCTGGCTAACATTCATAGAGGTGATATTTATGAAGCTAATTTTTGTCAGGAATTTTATGCTGAAAATACAACCATAGACCCTCTTGAAACATACAACAAACTCAATACAATTTCTAATACGCCCTTCGCCACATTTTTAAAAATAAGGGATAAATACTTACTATCTGCTTCGCCAGAACGATATATTAGAAAAGAGGGTACAAAAATTATTTCTCAACCTATAAAAGGGACAGCAAAACGTGAGACCGATAGTATTTTGGATAATTTGTTAAAACATGAATTGGCTTTTGATGAAAAAGAGCGTAGTGAAAACGTTATGATTGTTGATTTGGTGAGAAACGACCTGTCTCACACAGCTAAAAAAGGTAGTGTGACTGTTGAAGAACTTTGTAGCGTTTATACTTTCAACCAGGTACATCAAATGATTTCTACTGTCGTTTCAGAAGTGGAAGAAACCATTAATCCTATAGATATCATTAAAACCACATTTCCAATGGGAAGTATGACTGGTGCACCAAAAATTTCAGCCATGCAGATTATTGAAGCACTTGAGGAAACCAAACGTGGTCTCTATTCTGGAGCCGTTGGCTACATTTCTCCTGATAATAATTTTGATTTTAATGTGGTGATTAGAAGTATCTTGTATAACGAAAATGAAAAATATGTATCTTATTCAGTAGGTGGCGCCATTACGTCTAAAAGTGATCCCTTAAAAGAATATGAAGAATGTTTGGTTAAAGCCAAAGCCATGCGAGAGGTTTTGGAGAGTTAA
- a CDS encoding TraB/GumN family protein: MALNLPMLKKQTFILTLVLFITFKLNAQDRSNYSLLWKIEGKEQLKPSYLFGTMHVDDARVFDFSDAVLPAIENTEKFALEIQPDSLMIKLFSKPTKTKAYLQFKKLLNTENYTKIAKRFKEVNGYDIETSAIKDPNILISMLSPDDDKASDKATFVDMHLLGHAKTMQKDIIGLEDIDSQINYFENATEDRQREMLLEALHYDTSTYLSEIEALKKVYITGDINAINTMVMPYNGYGKEMEERNIVMTNSIIKEMKDSSVFSAVGAAHLPGKVGLIKMLRDKGYTVTPVEANFTGVSKTYNIDNSKMKWHSFTDTDLGFTVETPGISGLESTNKNLKIYVFTDLTTKTNYSFFALDFRLQKELTKDILFKRIIDNSAERYNAEVLTERLITIDGVESYEVILKMKEVSDPNLTGLKFVFTFKNGIFYQFIVLDKIEKLNSENAVRFFNSIKLHNPEPLTKKKWLRFESGQGAFSVDFPDTPIDKSKEVDSPYEDAEEPYYLKMYTAYDPENRSKYLMRYNDIPNGYYLNDLDAAFASMSESFTSKAELIGKPKTIYHEGYIGKQYELLISGLYHSICKVFFRGNRTYLLLSQKIDTGEKTNPDNKFLKSFEFKDFLKEEVVLQEKEDFVFKSFKNTRTLRDENYDNSDEYTYNSVDHYTKNESTGDVYLFGYSKLKPYFKIDTLHNFYDLYKKELTQWTDTIIDYKKINVKHSDGIEFTIMSTQDSILSKYLLWLDHDTFFYTGVFAAKENINSELTNEILYGYTPKDNTKKFDYYSSKTTRLLKDLKTKDSIIFKQAIGAFNYYEFDPNDVSQLYKAIDETYASEENRITVIKNIVNELIRIDTTDTLPLLENIYTNYSVDEETKRNIIQNIPNLKDKNSLEVYKKLLFSDPPKAEDSYYNYSTFSPFFDSIPMAIENYKALTELNTSKRYRKQILDLSQYILKTAHKNDIITYFNEITKDSKTDLQSYIQLQKNSDEYNYSEHSLIYSYLEYFKEIPKATNVKTIADFTKVLLKLNANKWMTLKTAETRVLHHLKLSGKLKNTLLDSVDTRFDLMKAYHQANRLNEVSEKFYDENEFSRVSLKQYLEAIEEYPDKRVLLGKLTIDSVLYYAYELKYEYENLADNTSYLALVRVDYKVTQAHELNLYKVVCDWDVVNTDWKAQAKELVALKDENTVN; the protein is encoded by the coding sequence ATGGCTCTAAACTTACCTATGCTTAAGAAGCAGACTTTTATACTCACTTTAGTTCTTTTTATCACTTTTAAACTAAATGCACAAGACCGCTCCAATTATAGTTTGTTGTGGAAAATTGAAGGAAAAGAACAGCTTAAACCTTCTTATTTATTTGGCACCATGCACGTTGACGATGCACGTGTTTTTGATTTTAGCGATGCGGTTTTGCCCGCCATTGAAAATACTGAAAAATTTGCTTTAGAAATTCAGCCAGACTCATTAATGATTAAATTATTTAGTAAGCCTACAAAAACAAAGGCTTATCTACAATTTAAGAAACTGTTAAATACTGAAAATTACACTAAAATAGCCAAGCGATTTAAGGAAGTTAATGGCTACGATATTGAAACTTCAGCGATTAAAGATCCGAACATATTAATATCGATGCTTAGCCCTGATGATGATAAAGCATCTGATAAAGCAACTTTTGTTGACATGCATTTGCTGGGACATGCAAAAACAATGCAGAAGGACATAATAGGACTTGAAGACATCGATTCACAAATAAATTATTTTGAAAATGCTACTGAAGATAGGCAGCGTGAGATGTTATTGGAGGCATTACATTACGATACATCCACTTATCTATCTGAAATAGAAGCCCTAAAAAAAGTGTATATCACTGGCGATATAAATGCTATTAATACCATGGTTATGCCTTACAATGGTTATGGTAAAGAGATGGAAGAACGAAATATAGTCATGACCAATAGTATTATTAAAGAAATGAAAGACAGTTCTGTGTTTTCTGCTGTTGGAGCCGCACATTTACCCGGTAAGGTTGGATTAATTAAAATGTTACGTGATAAAGGCTATACTGTAACACCTGTAGAAGCTAATTTTACAGGTGTTTCAAAAACATATAATATAGACAACAGTAAAATGAAATGGCATTCTTTTACAGATACAGATTTAGGCTTTACTGTTGAGACCCCTGGAATTAGTGGCTTAGAATCGACAAATAAAAATTTGAAAATTTATGTTTTTACGGACTTAACAACCAAAACTAATTATTCCTTTTTTGCTTTAGATTTTAGATTACAGAAAGAATTAACCAAAGACATACTTTTTAAAAGAATCATAGACAATTCCGCAGAGCGATACAATGCAGAAGTATTAACAGAAAGATTAATAACAATTGATGGAGTAGAAAGTTACGAAGTTATTCTAAAAATGAAAGAGGTATCTGATCCTAACCTAACGGGATTAAAATTTGTTTTCACCTTCAAGAACGGGATATTTTACCAGTTTATAGTATTAGATAAAATCGAAAAATTAAATTCAGAAAATGCTGTACGGTTTTTTAATTCTATCAAACTTCACAATCCAGAACCTTTAACTAAAAAGAAATGGTTGCGTTTTGAAAGTGGACAAGGTGCCTTTTCTGTAGATTTTCCTGACACTCCTATAGATAAGTCTAAAGAAGTTGATAGTCCTTATGAAGATGCCGAAGAACCGTATTACCTTAAAATGTATACGGCGTATGACCCAGAAAACAGATCAAAGTACCTCATGCGCTATAATGATATACCAAATGGGTATTATCTAAATGATTTGGATGCTGCTTTCGCATCTATGTCTGAGAGTTTTACTAGTAAAGCAGAATTAATAGGTAAACCAAAAACTATTTACCACGAAGGCTATATTGGCAAACAATATGAGCTACTTATTAGTGGTCTATATCATAGTATCTGTAAGGTTTTTTTTAGAGGAAATAGAACGTATCTATTATTGTCTCAAAAAATAGATACGGGAGAAAAAACAAACCCTGATAATAAATTTTTAAAAAGTTTTGAATTCAAGGATTTTCTTAAAGAGGAAGTTGTTTTACAAGAAAAGGAAGATTTCGTGTTTAAGAGTTTCAAAAACACCCGTACTTTAAGAGATGAGAACTATGATAACAGTGATGAATACACTTATAATTCCGTAGATCATTACACAAAAAATGAATCAACAGGCGATGTGTACTTGTTTGGTTATTCAAAATTGAAACCTTATTTTAAAATTGATACACTACATAACTTTTACGATTTATATAAAAAGGAACTTACGCAATGGACAGATACAATAATTGATTATAAAAAAATTAATGTAAAGCATAGTGATGGCATAGAATTTACAATTATGTCTACCCAAGACAGTATTTTAAGCAAATATCTCCTTTGGTTAGACCATGATACTTTTTTTTATACAGGAGTATTTGCCGCTAAAGAAAACATTAATAGTGAATTAACTAATGAGATTCTTTATGGATATACCCCTAAAGACAATACAAAAAAATTCGATTATTACAGTTCTAAAACAACGCGCTTATTAAAGGACCTTAAAACAAAGGATTCTATTATTTTTAAACAGGCCATAGGTGCTTTTAATTATTATGAATTTGACCCAAACGACGTCAGCCAGCTTTACAAAGCTATAGATGAAACCTATGCTTCAGAAGAAAATAGAATCACTGTCATTAAGAATATCGTTAATGAGTTAATTAGAATTGACACTACTGATACACTTCCCCTTCTTGAAAACATTTATACTAATTATAGTGTAGATGAGGAAACCAAACGCAACATCATTCAAAATATACCAAATTTAAAAGACAAAAACAGTTTAGAAGTTTACAAAAAACTATTATTTAGCGATCCTCCAAAGGCAGAAGATAGCTACTATAATTATAGCACATTTTCTCCATTTTTCGATTCTATTCCAATGGCTATTGAAAACTATAAAGCCTTAACAGAACTGAATACGTCTAAAAGATATCGCAAGCAAATACTAGACCTATCGCAGTATATACTAAAAACGGCTCATAAAAATGATATTATTACTTATTTTAATGAAATAACCAAGGATTCAAAAACCGATCTTCAATCCTACATACAATTACAAAAAAACAGTGATGAGTACAATTATAGTGAGCATTCATTAATCTATAGTTATCTCGAATATTTTAAAGAAATTCCTAAAGCAACAAACGTTAAAACTATTGCTGACTTTACGAAAGTATTGCTAAAATTAAATGCGAATAAATGGATGACATTGAAAACAGCAGAAACAAGAGTATTACATCATTTAAAACTTTCTGGAAAATTAAAAAACACTCTGTTAGATAGCGTAGATACAAGGTTTGATTTGATGAAAGCTTACCATCAAGCAAATAGATTGAATGAAGTTTCAGAGAAATTTTATGATGAAAATGAGTTTTCCAGAGTATCCCTAAAACAATATTTAGAAGCTATAGAAGAATACCCAGACAAAAGAGTTCTTTTAGGAAAACTCACAATAGATTCTGTACTGTATTATGCTTATGAGTTGAAGTATGAGTATGAAAATTTAGCAGATAACACTTCTTATCTGGCCTTAGTTAGAGTGGATTACAAAGTCACACAAGCGCATGAATTAAATTTATATAAAGTAGTCTGTGATTGGGATGTTGTTAATACGGATTGGAAAGCACAGGCAAAAGAATTAGTAGCACTTAAAGACGAAAACACAGTGAATTAA
- a CDS encoding DEAD/DEAH box helicase produces MAHFRDLNLNTPLYNALDDLGFTTPTPIQAEAFSVVASGKDMVGIAQTGTGKTFAYMLPILKHLPFSKQENPRVLVLVPTRELVVQVVDEIEKLSKYINNRVLGVYGGTNINTQKQAIANGVDILVATPGRLYDLALSRVLQLKAIQKLVIDEVDVMLDLGFRHQLINIFDILPERRQNIMFSATMTKDVAYLIDDFFIAPEKVSIATSGTPLENIKQERYDAPNFYTKLNLLKYILQDEETYNKVLIFVAYKKMADRLFEALEEEFKEELCVIHSNKTQNYRLRSIEQFREGFNRILVATDVMARGLDIDNVSHVINFDTPDYPENYMHRIGRTGRAEREGRALVLSTEKEQQALEDIESLMDMKIPLLDFPSSVEVSKELIEEEREVIRERNNPHKRIKNDDEPGAAFHERSEKNSKENLGGSYKFKIAAKYKKPKTKGDKNYNKRNKKK; encoded by the coding sequence ATGGCTCATTTTAGAGACTTAAATTTAAACACACCATTATATAATGCGCTTGACGACTTAGGGTTTACAACACCTACTCCTATTCAAGCCGAAGCGTTTAGCGTTGTTGCCAGCGGTAAGGATATGGTTGGTATTGCACAAACCGGCACGGGAAAAACCTTTGCCTATATGCTTCCTATTTTAAAACACTTACCGTTTTCTAAACAGGAAAACCCACGGGTCTTGGTTTTAGTACCCACCCGTGAATTAGTGGTACAAGTGGTTGATGAGATCGAAAAGCTCTCAAAGTATATTAATAACCGTGTATTAGGGGTTTATGGTGGCACAAATATTAATACACAAAAACAGGCTATTGCCAATGGTGTCGATATTTTAGTGGCCACACCGGGTCGTTTATACGATTTGGCTTTGAGCCGCGTGTTACAACTAAAAGCGATTCAAAAGCTGGTTATCGATGAAGTAGATGTTATGCTAGATTTAGGCTTTAGACATCAACTTATTAATATTTTTGATATCCTGCCAGAACGTCGCCAAAATATTATGTTCTCTGCAACGATGACTAAAGATGTGGCGTATTTAATAGATGATTTCTTTATCGCACCAGAAAAAGTATCGATTGCAACTTCTGGGACACCTTTAGAAAACATTAAGCAAGAACGTTATGATGCACCAAACTTTTACACGAAACTAAACTTATTAAAATACATTCTTCAAGACGAAGAAACATACAATAAAGTGTTGATTTTCGTCGCTTATAAAAAAATGGCCGATCGTCTATTTGAAGCTTTAGAGGAAGAATTTAAAGAAGAACTCTGCGTTATTCACTCTAATAAAACTCAAAATTATAGATTGCGTAGTATCGAACAATTTCGCGAAGGCTTTAATAGAATCCTTGTGGCTACAGATGTTATGGCTCGTGGACTAGATATTGATAATGTATCGCACGTTATTAATTTTGACACACCAGACTATCCAGAAAATTACATGCACCGTATTGGTAGAACAGGTCGTGCAGAACGAGAAGGTCGTGCCTTGGTACTATCTACTGAAAAAGAACAACAGGCTTTAGAAGACATAGAATCATTAATGGATATGAAAATTCCGTTACTCGATTTCCCCTCATCTGTTGAAGTTTCGAAAGAATTGATTGAAGAAGAACGTGAAGTCATTAGAGAGCGAAACAACCCACACAAGAGAATAAAAAATGATGACGAGCCTGGTGCTGCTTTTCATGAGCGATCAGAAAAAAACTCAAAAGAAAATTTAGGGGGCTCTTATAAATTTAAAATTGCGGCTAAATATAAAAAGCCAAAAACCAAAGGTGACAAGAATTATAATAAAAGAAATAAGAAAAAGTAA
- a CDS encoding MotA/TolQ/ExbB proton channel family protein: MNVLLVSNRFTEGGPLFMSLILITLLLSIFFIIRGFLNLKKDEVVSKRMLSLATDASLLGLALGFLGSVLGLIQAFDVVQSLGDIDSGVMAGGLKVSLLTATFGLFTFVISRIGILILRWIQKE; encoded by the coding sequence ATGAATGTATTATTAGTTTCAAATCGCTTCACAGAGGGTGGACCGTTATTTATGTCACTTATTTTAATCACACTTTTACTCTCTATTTTCTTTATCATTAGAGGTTTCTTAAATTTAAAGAAAGACGAAGTAGTATCCAAAAGAATGTTAAGCTTAGCAACAGATGCTAGTCTTTTGGGTTTAGCGCTTGGTTTTCTAGGCTCTGTATTAGGGCTTATTCAAGCTTTTGATGTCGTACAATCTCTAGGTGATATCGATTCTGGTGTCATGGCTGGAGGACTTAAAGTATCACTGTTAACAGCTACTTTTGGACTTTTTACTTTTGTGATCTCTAGAATTGGTATTTTAATTTTAAGGTGGATTCAAAAAGAATAA
- a CDS encoding sensor histidine kinase, which yields MLEKRFLLKKLGQLLLHILFWCAVLIFFTYFFGTDSTHFNNVLAFSLFLMPITIATTYVSIYKLIPDYLVTKRYFLFVLYSVYTLIISAYLIMLSIFFSLIYLSNFKYDQMNPITKNLVFVMTSVYLIVVIVSAFKLLKANLRNSTKTNLLEKKILQTQLKLKEQELNYLKMQIHPHFLFNTLNTMYGFALKKADETPEMILKLSNLLDYLLYQADKPFVSLTEEISHIKDYIALEQLRFNDTLEVCFSSEHSSETTKISPMLLMPFVENSFKHGAIKNGALKVDITISCIDEILLFNIKNTSYKATNSQHGIGLDNIKKRLELLYEDNYKLNIAENDTFFEVTLRLNTKSIATNV from the coding sequence ATGTTAGAAAAGAGATTCTTATTAAAAAAACTTGGTCAGCTACTCCTGCATATTTTGTTCTGGTGTGCTGTGCTTATATTTTTTACCTATTTTTTCGGAACCGATAGTACGCATTTTAATAATGTACTCGCTTTTTCTCTTTTCTTAATGCCTATTACTATTGCTACTACTTACGTTTCAATATATAAATTAATACCCGATTATTTAGTTACTAAACGGTATTTTCTTTTTGTGTTATATAGTGTGTATACCCTTATTATTTCTGCTTATTTAATCATGCTCTCTATTTTTTTTAGTTTGATATACTTATCAAACTTTAAGTACGACCAAATGAATCCCATAACTAAAAACCTGGTGTTTGTAATGACTAGTGTTTATCTTATAGTTGTTATAGTTAGTGCTTTTAAATTATTAAAGGCAAATTTAAGAAACAGCACAAAAACGAATCTTTTAGAAAAGAAAATTCTGCAAACGCAGTTAAAGTTAAAAGAACAAGAACTGAATTATTTAAAGATGCAAATTCATCCACATTTCTTATTCAATACTTTAAATACCATGTATGGTTTCGCCTTAAAGAAAGCTGATGAAACGCCAGAAATGATATTAAAACTTTCTAATTTATTAGATTATTTACTTTATCAAGCAGATAAACCTTTTGTAAGTTTAACTGAAGAAATAAGCCATATAAAAGACTATATAGCACTAGAACAATTACGCTTTAATGACACGTTGGAAGTTTGTTTTTCTTCAGAACATAGCTCTGAAACCACTAAAATATCGCCAATGCTACTCATGCCGTTTGTTGAAAACAGTTTTAAACATGGCGCTATTAAAAATGGAGCACTTAAGGTAGACATTACTATATCCTGTATCGACGAGATCCTATTATTCAACATAAAAAACACCTCGTATAAGGCTACAAATAGCCAACATGGTATTGGTTTAGATAATATAAAAAAACGTCTCGAATTATTGTATGAGGATAATTATAAACTGAATATCGCAGAAAATGATACTTTCTTTGAAGTAACTCTGCGTTTAAACACTAAAAGTATAGCAACAAATGTCTAA
- a CDS encoding LytTR family DNA-binding domain-containing protein: MSNVIKCIIVDDETIAREIIATHLAKIETIEIVKSCSNAIEAFNCINAHSIDLIFLDINMPEISGIAFAKSINKDIKVIFTTAYRDYAVEGFELQAVDYLLKPIAFHRLLKAVNTYFDVYNTNENTENKTDDASQFMFVRSERRMLKVDFNAIVYVESLSDYIKIHLPNETIVTRETISALEAKLPKQQFMRIHRSYIISIKHITAFTNEHITITVKALPISRSYKKEVLKVLERY; the protein is encoded by the coding sequence ATGTCTAATGTAATAAAATGTATTATTGTTGATGATGAAACAATAGCAAGAGAAATTATTGCAACGCATTTGGCTAAAATAGAGACTATAGAAATAGTTAAAAGCTGCAGCAATGCTATTGAAGCTTTTAATTGTATTAATGCTCATAGCATAGATTTGATTTTTCTTGATATTAATATGCCTGAGATTTCGGGAATCGCCTTTGCTAAATCAATAAATAAGGATATTAAAGTTATTTTCACAACAGCGTATCGTGATTATGCTGTAGAAGGTTTCGAATTACAAGCCGTAGATTATTTACTCAAACCCATAGCCTTTCACCGCTTATTGAAAGCTGTAAACACCTATTTTGATGTTTACAACACGAATGAAAATACAGAAAACAAAACGGACGACGCTAGCCAATTTATGTTTGTACGCTCAGAGAGGCGCATGCTAAAAGTGGACTTTAACGCTATCGTTTATGTTGAAAGCTTAAGCGATTATATAAAGATTCATTTACCAAATGAGACCATCGTTACGCGAGAAACCATAAGTGCCCTTGAAGCCAAATTACCCAAACAACAATTTATGCGTATTCACCGGTCCTATATTATTTCTATAAAACACATTACAGCTTTTACCAATGAACATATTACGATTACAGTAAAGGCCTTACCAATTAGTAGAAGTTATAAAAAAGAGGTTTTAAAGGTTTTGGAAAGGTATTAA
- the lpdA gene encoding dihydrolipoyl dehydrogenase: MSKYDVAIIGSGPGGYVAAIRCAQLGMKTAIIEKYATLGGTCLNVGCIPSKALLASSHHYEDATKHFEEHGIEIPGDIKVNLEKMIGRKQAVVDQTTGGIDFLMKKNNIDVYQGLGSFKDATHIIVKGEKTTEIEAKNIIIATGSKPSNLPFITLDKERIITSTEALKLKEIPKHMIVIGGGVIGLELGQVYRRLGAEVTVIEYMDRIIPTMDAALSKELNKVFKKAKCKMEVSHKVKSVERVGDEVIVKAENKKGEVVEFKGDYCLVSVGRRPYTDGLNAEAAGVKLTDKGQIEVNEHLQTSISNIYAIGDVVKGAMLAHKAEEEGVFVAETLAGQKPHIDYNLIPGVVYTWPEVAAVGKTEEELKEAGADYKVGQFPFRALGRARAGGDLDGFVKILADKKTDEVLGVHMIGARCADLIAEAVVAMEFRASAEDISRMSHAHPTFAEAVKEAALAATEDRALHV; encoded by the coding sequence ATGAGTAAATATGATGTAGCCATTATTGGCTCTGGACCTGGAGGATACGTTGCAGCCATTCGTTGCGCTCAACTAGGCATGAAAACTGCCATTATAGAAAAATATGCGACACTAGGAGGAACCTGCCTTAACGTTGGTTGCATTCCAAGTAAAGCACTTTTAGCCTCTTCACACCATTATGAAGACGCTACTAAACATTTTGAAGAACATGGAATAGAAATTCCTGGTGATATTAAAGTGAATTTAGAAAAGATGATTGGTCGTAAGCAGGCTGTTGTTGATCAAACAACGGGCGGTATCGACTTCTTAATGAAGAAAAACAATATTGACGTATACCAAGGTTTAGGTAGCTTTAAAGATGCGACACATATTATTGTAAAAGGTGAGAAAACGACAGAAATTGAAGCTAAAAATATCATTATAGCAACAGGTTCTAAACCATCAAACTTACCGTTTATTACTTTAGACAAAGAACGTATTATAACGTCTACAGAAGCTTTAAAACTTAAAGAAATACCAAAACACATGATTGTGATTGGTGGCGGTGTTATTGGCCTAGAGTTAGGACAAGTATACAGACGTTTAGGGGCAGAAGTAACCGTAATAGAATATATGGATAGAATTATTCCTACTATGGATGCTGCGCTGTCTAAAGAATTAAATAAAGTCTTTAAGAAGGCAAAATGTAAGATGGAAGTGTCTCACAAGGTGAAATCTGTGGAACGTGTTGGAGATGAAGTTATCGTGAAAGCCGAGAATAAAAAAGGCGAAGTTGTTGAGTTTAAAGGCGATTATTGTTTAGTTTCTGTTGGTCGTCGTCCCTACACTGACGGTTTAAATGCGGAAGCCGCTGGAGTGAAATTAACAGATAAGGGGCAAATAGAAGTTAATGAGCATTTACAAACGAGTATTTCTAATATTTATGCCATTGGCGATGTTGTAAAAGGAGCAATGTTGGCTCATAAAGCAGAAGAAGAGGGTGTTTTTGTAGCTGAAACTTTAGCAGGCCAAAAACCTCATATCGATTATAACTTAATTCCTGGGGTTGTTTACACCTGGCCAGAAGTTGCCGCCGTTGGTAAAACCGAAGAAGAGCTTAAAGAAGCAGGAGCAGACTATAAAGTTGGACAGTTTCCATTTCGAGCTTTAGGTCGTGCCAGAGCAGGAGGCGATTTAGACGGCTTTGTGAAAATCCTAGCCGATAAAAAGACCGATGAAGTATTAGGTGTACATATGATTGGCGCACGTTGTGCAGATTTAATAGCCGAAGCTGTAGTAGCTATGGAATTTAGAGCCTCTGCTGAAGATATTTCACGAATGTCGCATGCACACCCAACCTTTGCTGAAGCCGTAAAAGAAGCCGCTTTAGCAGCAACTGAGGATCGTGCTTTGCATGTTTAA
- a CDS encoding LuxR C-terminal-related transcriptional regulator, whose protein sequence is MKYNQIKDFYKSIFESYDNPSLETHIKKVIELDAYLPYSSTFFCVTNTQDLKFEYISKNFNSCLGLDVNELKAKGMRYFWSRIHPEDVELWLSALNELMEFTLHEIPESKRQNANYTWNFRLKDANDNYVNIIQNTTPLAFDSDMKPIIGLAHYTVLDAMIKMPITATAKLLNEQKEYDTVYFNNFSQKLLNHGISNRERDIVRLLVLDYSSKEISEKLNISPHTVDTHRRNILKKLKISSTGELIGMLKMNTRFL, encoded by the coding sequence ATGAAATATAACCAAATCAAAGATTTTTATAAGTCAATTTTCGAATCTTACGACAACCCTTCGCTTGAAACCCATATCAAAAAAGTAATTGAATTAGATGCCTACTTGCCTTACAGTTCTACTTTTTTTTGTGTGACTAATACACAGGACTTAAAATTTGAATACATCAGTAAAAATTTTAATTCTTGTTTAGGTCTAGACGTCAATGAGCTTAAAGCTAAAGGTATGCGTTATTTCTGGAGTCGAATTCATCCTGAAGATGTCGAATTATGGCTAAGTGCATTAAATGAATTAATGGAGTTTACACTCCATGAAATTCCGGAAAGTAAAAGACAAAATGCCAATTATACCTGGAACTTTAGATTAAAAGATGCAAATGACAATTATGTAAACATTATTCAGAATACCACACCTTTAGCTTTCGATTCAGATATGAAACCCATCATTGGTTTAGCACATTATACCGTTTTGGATGCAATGATTAAAATGCCAATAACAGCAACGGCAAAACTATTAAATGAACAAAAAGAATATGACACCGTCTATTTTAATAACTTTTCTCAAAAGTTATTAAATCATGGGATTAGCAATAGAGAGCGTGATATTGTGCGCTTATTGGTGTTAGATTACTCAAGTAAGGAGATTTCGGAAAAATTGAATATTAGTCCGCATACTGTGGATACACATAGAAGAAATATTTTAAAAAAACTAAAAATTTCCTCAACTGGAGAATTAATAGGTATGTTGAAAATGAACACCCGTTTTTTGTAA